One Cervus canadensis isolate Bull #8, Minnesota chromosome 31, ASM1932006v1, whole genome shotgun sequence genomic region harbors:
- the DEFB109B gene encoding putative beta-defensin 109B, translated as MLTLLPSSCCSPMRLHLLLSALFFLILLSPVRSGMSSARNNCLNLQGNCKRDTCRLTEDIIGYCQRRWKCCRSWWILLPVPTPAIYSDYVEPIKPKIK; from the exons ATGCTGACGCTCCTTCCCTCCAGCTGCTGTTCACCCATGAGGCTCCACCTGCTGCTCTCTGCGCTCTTCTTCTTGATCCTCTTATCCCCAG TAAGAAGTGGTATGAGTTCTGCGCGAAACAACTGTCTCAATCTGCAAGGCAATTGCAAAAGAGACACCTGCAGACTAACAGAGGATATAATTGGCTACTGCCAAAGAAGGTGGAAATGCTGTCGCTCTTGGTGGATTCTTTTGCCAGTTCCAACGCCCGCTATCTATTCAGATTATGTAGAACCTATTAAGCCTAAGATAAAATGA